A portion of the Thiohalomonas denitrificans genome contains these proteins:
- a CDS encoding efflux RND transporter periplasmic adaptor subunit: MRIQPLIAAAALLLAPSTIAGAAQLPFAVAEARVETIEREQVFDAVLEAVHRATVSAQTSGRILEVNFDIDDYVSKDEVIVRLRDQQQRAALDAAEATLAEAQASFRRMQDLLNRDLVSRSEFDKAEAALLSARAAVEQARDQLENTRVRAPFSGIVVERHVEPGETASPGQPLMTGLSLEQLRATANVSQPYVDQVRQRGQARITLPAAVGEEQQVVEAKSITVSPYADSESHTFRVRVDLPDGRHGSYPGMFAKVAFTVGEWERLLVPSQAVVHRSEVTAVYVVRDGSISFRQIRVGRDHDGMTEVLAGLSDGEKVALDPIRAGVYLKDVRAGEAQ; encoded by the coding sequence ATGCGGATACAACCCTTGATCGCTGCGGCTGCCTTGCTGCTTGCCCCCTCGACCATTGCCGGTGCCGCCCAGCTGCCGTTTGCCGTCGCCGAGGCGCGGGTCGAAACGATCGAACGCGAACAGGTTTTCGACGCGGTTCTCGAAGCCGTGCACCGGGCCACGGTTTCGGCGCAGACCTCCGGGCGGATTCTCGAAGTGAATTTCGATATCGACGACTACGTCTCCAAAGACGAAGTGATTGTTCGTCTGCGCGACCAGCAGCAGCGCGCGGCGCTGGATGCGGCTGAGGCCACGCTTGCCGAGGCGCAGGCCAGTTTCAGACGCATGCAGGATCTGCTGAACCGCGACCTGGTGTCTCGATCCGAGTTCGACAAGGCCGAAGCCGCCCTGCTATCGGCCAGGGCGGCGGTGGAGCAGGCACGGGATCAGCTTGAAAATACCCGGGTGCGGGCCCCCTTCAGCGGCATCGTGGTGGAGCGACATGTGGAGCCCGGTGAAACGGCCAGTCCGGGGCAGCCCCTGATGACCGGCCTCTCCCTCGAGCAGTTGCGCGCCACGGCCAACGTATCCCAGCCGTACGTAGATCAGGTCCGCCAGCGGGGGCAGGCGCGCATTACTCTTCCCGCCGCAGTGGGCGAAGAGCAACAGGTGGTGGAGGCCAAAAGCATAACCGTCAGTCCCTATGCGGATTCTGAGAGCCATACCTTTCGAGTTCGGGTCGATTTGCCGGATGGGCGGCACGGCTCTTATCCGGGTATGTTCGCCAAAGTGGCTTTTACCGTCGGCGAATGGGAGCGACTGCTCGTTCCGAGCCAGGCGGTGGTCCACCGTTCCGAGGTCACCGCTGTTTACGTCGTGCGGGATGGGAGTATCAGCTTCCGACAGATCCGTGTTGGCCGTGACCACGACGGCATGACCGAGGTTTTGGCCGGGCTCTCCGACGGTGAAAAGGTTGCACTGGACCCGATTCGGGCCGGTGTCTACCTGAAGGACGTTCGTGCAGGTGAAGCTCAATGA